The following proteins come from a genomic window of Lytechinus pictus isolate F3 Inbred chromosome 1, Lp3.0, whole genome shotgun sequence:
- the LOC129260799 gene encoding putative peptidyl-tRNA hydrolase PTRHD1 yields the protein MAASMVQYVVVRGDLLHALKWPTGAVIAQACHACTAVIHLFKEDENVMKYTSDLDNMHKVVLEAKNEADVRTLSEKLKENNIDHKLWIEQPEDYATCLAVKPYPKEEVQKFFKKFKLFK from the exons atggcagCCTCCATGGTGCAGTATGTCGTTGTAAGAGGCGATCTGTTACATGCCTTGAAATGGCCAACGGGTGCTGTCATAGCACAG GCATGCCATGCTTGTACTGCTGTGATACATCTGTTCAAGGAGGATGAAAACGTAATGAAATACACATCGGATCTGGACAACATGCATAAAGTTGTTCTTGAG gcaaagaATGAAGCAGATGTCAGAACATTGTCAGAGAAATTAAAAGAGAATAACATTGATCATAAACTGTGGATTGAACAACCTGAGGATTATGCTACCTGTCTTGCAGTGAAACCCTATCCAAAAGAGGAGGTGCAGAAGTTCTTCAAGAAATTCAAACTCTTTAAATGA